One Glycine max cultivar Williams 82 chromosome 3, Glycine_max_v4.0, whole genome shotgun sequence DNA window includes the following coding sequences:
- the LOC102666820 gene encoding uncharacterized protein — protein MSNHKSTESAIKNLEVQVGQLAKQLADRLSTSFGANTEKNPKEECNAIMTRIKLVTMNESENGIGAEKQQLVSNPSLDTMVESLSESEEELEVEDEKKETTIKLEITMPFGKALQQMQLYAKFLKDMLTRKNRYIHSDTIVVEGNCSAVIQCILPRKHSDPGSVTIPCSIGEVAVGKALIDLGANINLMPLSMCRRLGELEIMPTRMTLHLADRSISRPFRVIGDVLIQVKHRIFLADFLVMDIEEDLEIPIILGRPFISTASCIVDMGKGELELSVEDQKISFNLFEAMKHPNDQKACFDEEKVEREIELAAIAMVCIKELEGAGENAERHIVFEELKNSGQIEKPKLELKTLPTHLKYVFLEDNEAKLVIISSSLKKTKEDQLVQILKKHKAVIRWHISDLKGISPSYCMHKINMEADYKPVRQPQR, from the exons ATGTCAAACCATAAGAGCACAGAGTCAGCCATAAAGAATCTGgaagtccaggtgggacaactggctAAGCAATTGGCAGACCGTTTGTCCACCAGCTTTGGAGCTAATACTGAGAAAAATCCAAAGGAGGAATGTAATGCTATCATGACTAGAATCAAATTGGTGACCATGAATGAGAGTGAGAATGGAATAGGTGCAGAGAAACAACAGCTAGTGTCTAACCCATCACTTGACACTATGGTAGAGTCTTTGAGTGAATCTGAAGAAGAGTTGGAGGTAGAAGATGAGAAGAAGGAGACAACAATAAAA CTAGAGATCACAATGCCTTTTGGAAAAGCTCTCCAACAAATGCAACTCTATGCTAAGTTTCTTAAAGACATGCTAACTAGGAAGAATAGGTATATCCACAGTGACACTATagttgtggaaggaaattgcagCGCTGTTATTCAATGTATCCTACCACGAAAGCATTCAGATCCAGGAAGTGTCACAATACCATGTTCTATCGGTGAGGTTGCGGTAGGCAAGGCTCTcattgatttgggagccaacATTAATTTGATGCCGCTCTCCATGTGCCGGAGACttggagagttggagataatgCCTACTCGGATGACCTTACACTTAGCTGATCGCTCCATCTCCAGACCCTTCAGAGTGATTGGAGACGTTCTGATTCAAGTCAAGCATCGTATCTTTCTTGCAGATTTTTTGGTTATGGATATAGAGGAGGATCTTGAAATTCCCATAATTTTGGGACGTCCTTTCATCTCCACCGCCAGCTGTATAGTAGATATGGGGAAAGGAGAATTAGAACTGAGTGTGGAGGATCAGAAAATTTCATTCAACTTATTTGAAGCAATGAAGCACCCAAATGATCAGAAAGCTTGCTTTGATGAGGAGAAAGTAGAAAGGGAGATAGAATTAGCAGCTATAGCCATG GTTTGTATTAAAGAGTTAGAGGGTGCAGGGGAAAATGCTGAGAGACATATTGTatttgaagaattgaagaacAGTGGACAAATAGAAAAACCCAAATTGGAATTGAAGACTTTGCCTACACATTTGAAGTATGTATTCTTAGAGGACAATGAAGCCAAACTAGTCATCATTAGCAGCTctttgaagaaaacaaaagaggaTCAACTGGTGCAGATTTTGAAGAAGCACAAAGCAGTGATTCGATGGCACATCTCTGACTTAAAAGGGATCAGTCCATCTTACTGCATGCACAAAATTAATATGGAAGCTGATTAcaagccagtgaggcagcccCAAAGATGA